In Nitratireductor mangrovi, the genomic window CTCGGCCAGGAAGTCGACGATGAAGCGGTGGCTGGCGACGGTCACTTCCTTGAAGACCTTGTTGCCCTGCTGCTTGATCAGCTTGCCTTCCATGTCGAGCACGCCGATGTCGTCCTGCGCCGCCCGGTTCAGGTAGGAAAAATTGGAGCGGATATTGTTGGAGAACTGGGTCCAGTTGCGGGTGTCGACCACCTCGAAACGGCCCGGCTCGCCACCGCCCTCCTCCACGGCCTCGACCAGAAGCGCGGTCGCCGCGTCGCCGAAGATGAAATGGGTCTGGCGGTCGCGGAAATTGAGGTGCGGCGTGATCAGTTCCGGCGTGACGACCAGCACGCGCCGGTGCGCGCCCGACCGCACCATGTTGAACGCGACATGCAGCCCGCCGCTCGCCGAAGAGCAGCCGAGGCTGACGTCGAAGGCGGCACCCTGGGCGCCGATCTCCTTCTGGATCTCGATGCCGAGCGCCGGATAGAGCCTTTGCAGATGCGAGGCGGCACAGATGACGAGGTCGACCTGGGATGCGTCCACACCGGCATCGTCGAGCGCCTTGCGGGCGGCAGCCGCGCCGAATTCGGCCATCACCGACAGATCGTCATCCTCGCGTGCCGCTATTCGCGGCGCCATGCGGTCCGGATCGAGGATGCCGTCCGGCGTGTGGGCGCGGCGGTGTTTGATGCCCGAGGCGTGCTCGATGAAGGACGCGCTCGATTTCTGCAGCGGCTCCAGCCCCTGACGCTCGCGCACGGCGTTCTCGCGATCGACCCAGAAGTTGAAGCACTCGACCAGCTCTTCGTTGCTGATCGAGGTTTCGGGGATGCTGACGCCGATGCCGCTCAGCGCGACGCGGTTCATGACGGGCCTGTCCGCCTTTCTGGTCGGTGAGGTTCCGAATGCGAGCCGCTCGGCGGCGTTGCGTGTGCGAGAAGCTTCCATGCCAGCCCTTTATGCCGGTTTTATGCTGCAGTGCAATGGCGACACCATGGCGCGATCACGGCACCTGCTGCATTTACCAGGCACAGATCTTGGTGCTGGTCTCGGGATTTTGCCAGCACGCTCCGTCGTCGCGGCTGCGCACATATTCGCCCGGCAGCGGAATGTTGCGGTCGCCGAAATTCACGAAGCCGAAGGCAAAGCCCGGCCGGTCGATGATCAGCGAATAGGTTGGATAGCCGCCAGCCGCGATGACGAAGGAGCCGAGCCCATCGGTGCCGCGGAAGTCGCAATTGTAATAGCCGTCATCGGTGGTGAAGCAGCGCGCCGGCTTGGCCGCGGCCGACTGCGCGGCGAGCATCAGCCCGGCGGCCACCAGCGACGCGGTTGCGAGAAAACGGTTCATCGGCGGATTTCCTTCCGGAACAAGCGGTCCCCAACCGCCCATCTATCGAGCCACGCGTGTCGCGCCGGGTCAAGCAATCCCGGTGCGGATTCACCATGGGCGGCGCAACTTCTTTACCGGTGTTGCAGCTCGGCATAGGATCGCCTTTGCGGGGAACAACGCGACCGAAGGAGGTTCGCCGTGCGCCTGCGCCCCCTCACCGCAACCGCCGCCATCGCCCTTGCCGCCTTCCCCGGCGCCGCTCCGGCGGCCGACTATACCTGCAACAACCTCGTTCCGTTCGGCCAGAAGATGATCTGCCCCGGCTTCGAACCCAACTGGGCGGTCGAACTCGTCTGCGATGGACCGGAGATGACGTCGACCTTCATCGACGCCTTTTCGGGCGGCGACATCACGACCACGCCAGGCACGGTCACCTTCTCGAGCGAGGAGCCGTGGGCCTTCGAGACCAGCCACCCGGTGACCGGATCGATCGCCTACACGCCGGCCGGCTGCACCGACGAGGGCGACAACGTCCACGACTTCACCTTCACGCCGACCGGCGCACCGGGGCTGTCGGGGCCGTTCTTCCCCTTCTGCTGCCGCATCGAGTAGACGGCACACGCGCGCAGAGCAGACGCCTCAGGCGATCGCTTCCAGCACCTGCGCCTTGAGCACATGCTTCATCACCTTGCCTGACGCGTTGCGCGGCAGAACGTCGATCGTGCGATAACCGGTCGGACGTTTGAAGCGGCCGAGATTTTCCGCGCACAGAGCGGCAAGCTCCGCGAACAGCGCCGCCTCCTCCGCAGCACCCTCACGGCGCACCACGACGGCGAGCGGCGTCTCGCCCCAGCGCTGGTCCGGCTGGCCGATCACCGCCACCTCCAACACGCCGGAATGGCGCATCAGCACGTCCTCGATCTCGGCCGGATAGACGTTTTCGCCGCCGGAGATGATCATGTCCTTGGAGCGGTCGCGGATGGTGATGAAACCGTCGCCGTCGACCTCGCCGATGTCGCCGAGATAGAACCAGCCGTCGCGGAACGACTCCTCTGTCGCTTCAGGCCGCCGCCAGTATTCGCGAAACACATGCCGGCCGCGCGTGACCAGTTCGCCACGCTCGCCCGGCTTCACGTCCTTGCCGTCCTGGTCGAAGACGCGCACCTCCATGCCGAAGCAGGGCAGCCCGGTCGAGCCCTTTTTCGTATGCGCATAGGCCGGCGGCAGGATGGCGATGCCGCCATGCACCTCTGTCGAGCCGTAGACCTGGTGGATGTCGATGCCGAACCCGGCATAGACGTCGATCAGCGTCACCGGTACGGGCGCCGCCCCGCACATGATCCAGCGCAGGCTGCCATGGTCGCAGCGCTCGCGCGCCGCGCTCGCGCGCATCAAATTGATCATGGTCGGCACCGCGAACATCGAGGTGATCCTCTCGGCCTCGATCAGCTGCCAGGTCTCGTCCGGGTCGAAGCCGCCGGCGATCACCTGGGTGAAGCCGCGATGCGCCGCGTTGAGCAGAAGGCAGATGCCGGCGATGTGGAACAGCGGCACCACCAGCAATTGCCGGTCGCCGACGCGGTTTTCAAAGCTCGCCAGCGTGCTGAAACACCAGGCGAGCGAGGAGCCGTGGGTGTGGAGCGCGCCCTTGGGCCGACCGGTCGTGCCCGAGGTGTAGAGGATGAGAAAGCCGTCCTCTGCCGTCACCGAACGTGCGGGCACTTCCGGCGCTGCCGTGGCGCGCCCGGCGAGCGAGCCGGCGCCGTCTTCGAGCGGCATCCAGGTCAGGTCGGGATGCGAGGCCTTCAGCGCAGCCGCCAGTTCGGCATTGGCGCGGTCGAAGATCACCACGCCGGGTTCGCAATCGTCGAGCTGGTAGGCGAGTTCGGGCGCGGTCAGCCGCCAGTTGAGCGGCACGAGGATTGCGCCGAGCCGCGCGGCGGCGAACATGATCGCGGCGTGCCAGTGGCTGTTGGCGGCGAGCACCGCCAGCCGCCCGCCCTTTTGAACCAGCGGCGCCAATGCGCCGGCGACACGTTCGGTCAGCGCATCCAGTTCGCGGTAGCAAAGCCGCATCCCGGCCGGCAGGTCGGCCAGCGCCTCCATCTCCGGGCTGATCCGCGCCCGCTCCGACAACAGCGCGCCGATGTTGGCGATCATAGGGGCCTCCTGTGCGGCATAGCCATCTGGGGAGGTTAGCCGAATGGAGAACGCCCGGTCGAGAACGACGCGCGTTGGCGTTGTCCCCTACCGCTTCAGCCTTTTATACGTCACCCGTTTCGGGTTGACGCTTTCCGGCCCCAGCCTTCTGATCTTGTCGGCCTCGTAGTCCTCGAAATTGCCCTCGAACCATTCGACATGGCTGTCGCCCTCGAAGGCGAGGATGTGGGTGGCGAGCCGGTCGAGGAACATGCGGTCGTGCGAAATGATGACGGCGCAGCCGGCGAAATTCTCCAGCGCGTCCTCCAGTGCCGCCAGCGTCTCGGTGTCGAGGTCGTTGGTCGGTTCGTCGAGCAGGATGACGTTGCCGCCTTCCTTCAGCAGCTTGGCCATGTGGACGCGGTTGCGCTGGCCGCCCGACAGCGTGCCGACCTTCTGCTGTTGGTCGGCGCCCTTGAAGTTGAACGACGAGCAATAGGCGCGGCTGTTCACCTCGTGCTTGCCGAGCCTGATGATGTCGTTGCCGCCGGAAATCTCCTCCCAGACGGTCCGGTCCGGATTGAGCGTGTCGCGGCTCTGGTCGACATAGCCGAGCTTCACGGTCTCGCCGACGCGGATCTCGCCGCCGTCCGGCTTGTCCTGGCCGGTGATCATGCGAAACAGGGTCGTCTTGCCGGCGCCGTTGGGTCCGATGACGCCGACAATGCCGCCGGGCGGCAGCTTGAACGCCAGATCGTCGATCAGGAGCCGGTCGCCGAAGCCCTTGCTCAGGCCATCGGCCTCGATCACCACCTGGCCGAGCCGCTCGCCGGCAGGAATGACGATCTGGGCGTCGCCCGGACGCCGGTCGGCGGCCTGCTTGACGAGCTCGTCGTAAGCCTTGAAGCGAGCCTTGGATTTCGCCTGCCGCGCCTTCGGGCTCGCCGCGATCCACTCGCGCTCGCGCGCCAGCGCCTTCTGGCGCGCCGCCTCCTCGCGGCCCTCCTGCGCCATGCGCTTGGCCTTGGCCTCCAGATAGGCGGTGTAGTTGCCCTCGTAGGGGATGCCCCGGCCGCGATCGAGCTCGAGGATCCAGCCGGTGACGTTGTCGAGGAAATAGCGGTCGTGGGTGATGATCAGCACCGCGCCCGGATATTCGCGCAGATGCTTTTCCAGCCATGCCGTCGTCTCGGCGTCGAGATGATTGGTCGGCTCGTCGAGGAGCAACAGGTCGGGCTGGCGCAAGAGAAGCTGGCAGAGCGCCACGCGGCGCTTCTCGCCGCCCGACAGCTTGTCGAGCGAGGCGTCGCCGGGCGGGCAGCCGAGCGCCTCCATCGCCATCTCCACCTGGCTTTCGAGGTCCCACAGGTTCTGGCTGTCGATCTCGTCCTGGAGCTTTGCCGCCTCTTCCGCCGTCTCGTCGGAGTAGTTCATCATCAGCTCGTTGTAGCGGTCGATGATCGCCTTCTTGGCCGCCACGCCCTCCATGACGTTGCCCATCACGTCGAGCGCGGGATCGAGCTCCGGCTCCTGCGGCAGGTATCCGCAGGTGGCGCCCTCGGCCAGCCAAGCCTCGCCGGTGAACTCCTTGTCGAGCCCGGCCATGATCTTCAGCACTGTCGACTTGCCTGCACCGTTGGGGCCGAGAATGCCGATCTTGGCGTCCGGGTAGAACGACAGGTGGATGTTTTCGAGGATCTTCTTGGTGCCATAGGCCTTGTTGAGACCGGACATGTGATAGATGAACTGGCGTGCCATGGCGCGCGCTAACTCCGTGTCGCGAATACGGGAAGGATGAAGTCGCCGCGTATTTAGGCGAAAGCCGCGGGCGGGGCAATGCGCGGCGGACGCGGGATGCCCGATCGGCTGAACCCAAGCTGAACGGCCGGTTCAGCCCCCGTTCCACGACGGCCTGCGAAGGTGATCTCGTTCGCATGACGAACGAAACCCATTGCAGTCCCTTGGAGCAGAAAATGACCACCAGGCTCTTCATCACCGGCGCCCTCGCCGCCATCATCGGCTTCACCTCCCTGCCCGCCATGGCCAACAGCATCTGGATCGAGCAGCATGGCTGGTCGCACACGATCGGCGGCCTGCAGGATGGCAAGCGCAACGAGATCGGCATCTACCAGAACGGCTATCGCAACGGCGCCGTCGCCGAGCAGCGCGGACGCCGCAACACCGCCGCGATCGGCCAGGAAGGCGCCTATAACCGTG contains:
- a CDS encoding beta-ketoacyl-ACP synthase III, whose translation is MNRVALSGIGVSIPETSISNEELVECFNFWVDRENAVRERQGLEPLQKSSASFIEHASGIKHRRAHTPDGILDPDRMAPRIAAREDDDLSVMAEFGAAAARKALDDAGVDASQVDLVICAASHLQRLYPALGIEIQKEIGAQGAAFDVSLGCSSASGGLHVAFNMVRSGAHRRVLVVTPELITPHLNFRDRQTHFIFGDAATALLVEAVEEGGGEPGRFEVVDTRNWTQFSNNIRSNFSYLNRAAQDDIGVLDMEGKLIKQQGNKVFKEVTVASHRFIVDFLAEHDHTPQSVRRFWLHQANARMNAMILKLAFGEEVGHDRAPMVLDRYGNTAAAGAVLALWENHRDMKAGDFGLLCTYGAGYSLGGALLRMM
- a CDS encoding AMP-binding protein, with amino-acid sequence MIANIGALLSERARISPEMEALADLPAGMRLCYRELDALTERVAGALAPLVQKGGRLAVLAANSHWHAAIMFAAARLGAILVPLNWRLTAPELAYQLDDCEPGVVIFDRANAELAAALKASHPDLTWMPLEDGAGSLAGRATAAPEVPARSVTAEDGFLILYTSGTTGRPKGALHTHGSSLAWCFSTLASFENRVGDRQLLVVPLFHIAGICLLLNAAHRGFTQVIAGGFDPDETWQLIEAERITSMFAVPTMINLMRASAARERCDHGSLRWIMCGAAPVPVTLIDVYAGFGIDIHQVYGSTEVHGGIAILPPAYAHTKKGSTGLPCFGMEVRVFDQDGKDVKPGERGELVTRGRHVFREYWRRPEATEESFRDGWFYLGDIGEVDGDGFITIRDRSKDMIISGGENVYPAEIEDVLMRHSGVLEVAVIGQPDQRWGETPLAVVVRREGAAEEAALFAELAALCAENLGRFKRPTGYRTIDVLPRNASGKVMKHVLKAQVLEAIA
- the ettA gene encoding energy-dependent translational throttle protein EttA; this encodes MARQFIYHMSGLNKAYGTKKILENIHLSFYPDAKIGILGPNGAGKSTVLKIMAGLDKEFTGEAWLAEGATCGYLPQEPELDPALDVMGNVMEGVAAKKAIIDRYNELMMNYSDETAEEAAKLQDEIDSQNLWDLESQVEMAMEALGCPPGDASLDKLSGGEKRRVALCQLLLRQPDLLLLDEPTNHLDAETTAWLEKHLREYPGAVLIITHDRYFLDNVTGWILELDRGRGIPYEGNYTAYLEAKAKRMAQEGREEAARQKALAREREWIAASPKARQAKSKARFKAYDELVKQAADRRPGDAQIVIPAGERLGQVVIEADGLSKGFGDRLLIDDLAFKLPPGGIVGVIGPNGAGKTTLFRMITGQDKPDGGEIRVGETVKLGYVDQSRDTLNPDRTVWEEISGGNDIIRLGKHEVNSRAYCSSFNFKGADQQQKVGTLSGGQRNRVHMAKLLKEGGNVILLDEPTNDLDTETLAALEDALENFAGCAVIISHDRMFLDRLATHILAFEGDSHVEWFEGNFEDYEADKIRRLGPESVNPKRVTYKRLKR
- a CDS encoding curlin; this encodes MTTRLFITGALAAIIGFTSLPAMANSIWIEQHGWSHTIGGLQDGKRNEIGIYQNGYRNGAVAEQRGRRNTAAIGQEGAYNRARTDQWGSRNAAGVAQFGTGHDSLLIQDGRGNVAASVQVGRGCRSETVQAGNNNVAAIVQTCR